In Burkholderia sp. GAS332, one DNA window encodes the following:
- a CDS encoding N-acetyl-gamma-glutamyl-phosphate reductase: protein MSTKVFVDGQEGTTGLKIFEYLSQRADVEILRIEEAKRKDLEERRRLINASDVTFLCLPDVASRESASLVENDRTVLLDASTAFRTSADWAYGLPELAHSQRERLRTAKRIAVPGCHASAFVLAMRPLVEAGVVAPEFAAHAYSITGYSGGGKKMIADYEAGGNDRLKSPRPYALGLTHKHLPEMAAHTGLKSAPVFTPIVGDFYKGLAVTTFFSPNQLAKKATPQDVQALFAEYYASEPFVHVAPFDAEANLDSGFFDVQANNDTNRVDLFVFGNEERFVTVARLDNLGKGASGAAIQCMNLAIGADEEAGLKR, encoded by the coding sequence ATGAGCACGAAAGTTTTTGTCGACGGACAGGAAGGTACGACCGGCCTGAAGATTTTCGAATACCTGTCGCAGCGCGCCGACGTGGAGATCCTGCGTATCGAAGAAGCGAAGCGCAAGGACCTCGAAGAGCGCCGTCGTCTCATCAACGCATCGGACGTCACGTTCCTGTGCCTGCCGGACGTCGCCTCGCGCGAGTCGGCCTCGCTGGTCGAGAACGACCGCACCGTCCTGCTCGATGCCAGCACCGCCTTCCGCACGTCGGCGGACTGGGCCTACGGCCTGCCCGAACTGGCCCATTCGCAACGCGAGCGTCTGCGCACCGCGAAGCGCATCGCCGTGCCGGGCTGCCATGCATCGGCTTTCGTGCTGGCCATGCGTCCGCTCGTCGAAGCCGGCGTGGTGGCACCGGAGTTCGCCGCGCACGCCTACTCGATCACCGGCTACAGCGGCGGCGGCAAGAAAATGATTGCCGACTACGAAGCGGGCGGCAATGACAGGCTCAAGAGCCCGCGCCCGTACGCACTCGGCCTCACGCACAAGCATCTGCCGGAAATGGCGGCGCATACGGGCCTGAAGTCGGCGCCGGTGTTCACGCCGATCGTCGGCGACTTCTACAAGGGTCTCGCGGTCACCACGTTCTTCTCGCCGAATCAGCTGGCCAAGAAGGCTACGCCGCAAGATGTGCAGGCGCTGTTCGCCGAGTACTACGCGAGTGAGCCTTTCGTGCACGTCGCGCCGTTCGATGCGGAAGCGAACCTCGACAGCGGCTTCTTCGACGTACAGGCGAACAACGACACCAACCGTGTCGACCTGTTCGTGTTCGGCAACGAAGAGCGCTTCGTGACCGTCGCGCGCCTCGATAACCTGGGCAAGGGCGCATCGGGCGCAGCGATCCAGTGCATGAACCTCGCGATCGGCGCCGACGAAGAGGCCGGCTTGAAACGCTGA